A single window of Nocardia sp. NBC_01327 DNA harbors:
- a CDS encoding SDR family oxidoreductase — protein MSALAGKTALVTGGGRGIGRAIAERLGRDGARVAVHYNGNTAAAKETVAAIEAAGGSAFALAAPLGVPGDAQALWTAFDAHADGLDILVNNAGTDGIREPIGGTDEESFDRVFAVNAKAPFFVTKLGLERLRDGGRIVNISTGLTRGARMPELIAYTMTKAAIDSLTGVLAKEVGARGITVNAVAPGVIDTDMNADWLRNDQAWAAVSALSPLNRVAGAAEVADIVAFLASNDSRWVTGQWIDATGGALL, from the coding sequence ATGAGCGCACTCGCAGGCAAGACCGCCCTGGTCACCGGTGGTGGCCGCGGTATCGGACGGGCCATTGCCGAACGCCTCGGCCGCGACGGTGCCCGAGTGGCCGTGCACTACAACGGCAATACCGCCGCCGCGAAGGAGACGGTCGCGGCCATCGAGGCGGCGGGCGGCTCGGCCTTCGCCCTCGCGGCGCCGCTCGGCGTTCCCGGCGATGCGCAGGCCCTGTGGACCGCCTTCGACGCGCACGCCGACGGCCTCGACATCCTGGTCAACAATGCCGGGACCGACGGCATCCGCGAACCCATCGGCGGCACCGACGAGGAATCCTTCGACCGCGTCTTCGCCGTCAATGCCAAGGCTCCGTTCTTCGTCACCAAGCTCGGCCTGGAGCGGCTGCGTGACGGCGGCCGGATTGTGAACATCTCCACCGGTTTGACCCGGGGTGCGCGGATGCCGGAGCTCATCGCGTACACCATGACCAAGGCCGCCATCGACTCGCTGACCGGCGTACTCGCCAAAGAGGTTGGCGCACGCGGTATTACGGTCAATGCGGTGGCTCCCGGCGTGATCGACACCGATATGAACGCCGACTGGCTGCGCAATGACCAGGCCTGGGCGGCGGTCTCCGCCCTGTCGCCGCTGAACCGGGTCGCCGGCGCCGCCGAGGTCGCAGACATCGTTGCCTTCCTCGCCTCCAACGACTCCCGCTGGGTGACGGGCCAGTGGATCGATGCCACCGGGGGCGCACTCCTGTAG
- a CDS encoding Abi-alpha family protein — MDMTETDSGEGEPADTSTELVVRPAAPLPVPVPGSAYPAGPVRTATGVVRVAMSAAVEAGVWSLSTALGVTSVVLRGSMAGHPPRDILSEAGAQVRHSVRQVLGVAATDVAETDAPAPSPTTVLRARGAELLRRSADFHTEDDNHHPAYARILGELAPDEARIVRHLYLDGPQPALEVRGGRAAAGGQFNLLGDDAGLRYPNRVEEYLINLDRLGLIDVTREPLGNPNRYQLLEALPEVRRLLKRTSFGTKVLYRTVELTSFGAGFVRTCLPVPSLDHPPLEHHG; from the coding sequence ATGGATATGACCGAAACCGACTCGGGCGAAGGGGAACCCGCAGATACCTCCACCGAGCTGGTGGTGCGGCCCGCCGCGCCGCTGCCGGTTCCGGTACCCGGGTCCGCCTACCCCGCCGGACCGGTGCGCACCGCGACCGGCGTTGTCCGGGTTGCCATGTCGGCGGCCGTGGAGGCCGGAGTCTGGAGCCTCAGCACCGCGCTCGGCGTCACCTCGGTGGTGCTGCGGGGCAGTATGGCCGGTCATCCGCCGCGCGATATCCTCTCCGAAGCCGGTGCCCAGGTGCGGCATTCGGTGCGGCAGGTACTGGGGGTCGCCGCCACCGATGTGGCCGAGACCGACGCACCCGCGCCCTCCCCCACCACCGTCCTGCGGGCGCGCGGCGCCGAATTACTGCGCCGCTCAGCCGATTTCCACACCGAGGACGATAATCACCACCCCGCCTACGCCCGCATTCTCGGTGAGCTCGCTCCCGACGAAGCACGCATAGTGCGCCACCTCTATCTGGACGGCCCGCAGCCCGCCCTCGAAGTGCGCGGCGGGCGCGCCGCCGCCGGTGGCCAATTCAACCTGCTGGGTGACGATGCCGGTCTGCGCTATCCGAATCGGGTCGAGGAATACCTCATCAACCTCGACCGCCTCGGCCTCATCGACGTCACCCGCGAGCCGCTCGGCAATCCCAATCGCTACCAGTTGCTCGAGGCCCTCCCCGAAGTCCGCCGCCTCCTCAAGCGCACCAGCTTCGGCACCAAAGTCCTCTACCGCACAGTCGAACTGACGTCCTTCGGCGCCGGTTTCGTCCGCACCTGCCTCCCGGTCCCGTCCCTCGACCACCCTCCCCTAGAACACCACGGCTGA
- a CDS encoding ABC-F family ATP-binding cassette domain-containing protein: protein MSNLINLEQVSKSFGITPLLDNVSLGVHAGERIGVVGLNGGGKTTLLEVLTGLEPADSGRVSRVGGLRIAVVTQRGVLPDGATVGEVVLAGLAEDQMTDGVAEHEWAANTRIRTVVEGIGIADLGMDALVSNLSGGERRRTALAAALVRDLDLLVLDEPTNHLDVEGVQWLAEHLVARRSALVVVTHDRWFLDTVATRTWEVQGGKVETYEGGYNDWIFARAERTRQADATEARRQNLARKELAWLRRGAPARTSKPKYRIEAAEALIADVPAPRDSVALASFARKRLGRVVIELEDATLATPDGRELVQDLTWRLAPGERVGLVGVNGSGKTTLLRALAGDSELKVGKRIEGQTVKIGWLRQELDDLPLDMRALEAVQDVAMRTMLGGKEISASQLAERLGFTPAKQRTPIRDLSGGERRRLQLTRILMAEPNVLLLDEPTNDLDIDTLQQLEDLLDNWAGTMVVISHDRYLVERICDSTWALFGDGKLTNLPGGITEYLKKRAAMSAAKVGGQSSSNATAPVTDAAAHRAARKELSKLERAIQKLDEREAKLHAALADAATTPDKLIALGTELKQVQAEKESTEERWLELADY, encoded by the coding sequence ATGTCCAACCTCATCAATCTGGAACAGGTCTCGAAGAGCTTCGGGATCACGCCGCTGCTGGACAATGTCTCGCTCGGGGTGCATGCCGGGGAACGTATCGGGGTGGTGGGGCTCAACGGCGGTGGTAAGACGACGCTGCTGGAGGTGCTGACCGGGCTCGAACCGGCCGACAGCGGACGGGTCAGCCGGGTCGGCGGCCTGCGCATCGCCGTGGTCACCCAGCGCGGTGTGCTGCCGGACGGCGCGACCGTCGGTGAGGTGGTGCTCGCGGGCCTGGCCGAGGATCAGATGACCGATGGCGTCGCCGAGCACGAATGGGCCGCCAATACCCGCATCCGCACGGTGGTCGAGGGCATCGGCATCGCCGACCTCGGCATGGACGCCCTGGTCTCCAATCTCTCCGGTGGTGAGCGCCGCCGTACCGCGCTGGCCGCCGCGCTGGTGCGCGATCTGGACCTGCTGGTACTGGACGAGCCCACCAACCACCTGGATGTCGAGGGTGTGCAGTGGCTGGCCGAACATCTGGTCGCGCGGCGCAGCGCACTGGTCGTGGTCACCCACGATCGCTGGTTCCTCGATACCGTCGCCACCCGCACCTGGGAGGTGCAGGGCGGCAAGGTGGAGACCTACGAGGGCGGCTACAACGACTGGATCTTCGCGCGTGCCGAGCGCACCCGGCAGGCCGACGCCACCGAGGCGCGCCGCCAGAACCTGGCCCGCAAGGAACTCGCCTGGCTGCGCCGCGGCGCGCCCGCCCGCACCTCCAAGCCGAAGTACCGCATCGAGGCCGCCGAGGCGCTGATCGCCGATGTGCCCGCGCCCCGCGACAGTGTCGCGCTGGCGTCGTTCGCCCGTAAACGCCTGGGCCGCGTGGTGATCGAGCTCGAGGACGCCACCCTCGCGACCCCGGACGGCCGGGAACTGGTGCAGGACTTGACCTGGCGACTCGCCCCCGGTGAGCGCGTCGGCCTGGTCGGCGTGAACGGCTCCGGCAAGACCACGCTGCTGCGCGCCCTCGCCGGTGATTCGGAATTGAAGGTCGGCAAGCGCATCGAAGGCCAGACCGTCAAGATCGGCTGGCTGCGACAGGAACTCGACGACCTGCCGCTGGATATGCGTGCGCTGGAAGCGGTTCAGGATGTCGCCATGCGAACCATGCTGGGCGGCAAGGAGATCAGCGCCAGCCAGCTGGCCGAGCGCCTGGGCTTCACGCCTGCCAAACAGCGCACGCCGATCCGCGATCTCTCCGGTGGTGAGCGCCGCCGCCTGCAGCTGACCCGAATCCTCATGGCCGAGCCCAATGTCCTGCTGCTGGACGAGCCGACCAACGACCTGGATATCGACACCCTCCAGCAGTTGGAGGACCTGCTCGACAACTGGGCCGGCACCATGGTCGTCATCTCCCACGACCGGTACCTGGTGGAACGCATCTGTGATTCCACCTGGGCGCTGTTCGGCGACGGCAAACTCACCAACCTGCCCGGCGGCATCACCGAATACCTGAAGAAGCGCGCCGCCATGTCGGCCGCCAAGGTCGGCGGCCAGAGCTCCTCGAACGCCACCGCACCCGTCACCGACGCCGCCGCCCACCGCGCCGCCCGCAAGGAACTCTCCAAGCTGGAGCGTGCCATCCAAAAGCTGGACGAACGCGAGGCGAAACTGCACGCCGCCCTCGCCGACGCCGCGACCACCCCCGACAAGCTCATCGCCCTCGGCACCGAACTCAAACAGGTCCAGGCCGAAAAGGAATCCACCGAAGAGCGCTGGCTCGAACTCGCCGACTACTAA
- a CDS encoding DUF4393 domain-containing protein, which produces MDVAEDRTVQAPGGAAEVVRPGSRAVERSSEVEQRQISNEARLIRGVFRAAGLAVGTAARSGQWAVGTSFEITKQLTQAALDGESSADIAERTGAALRSIARSALGVTEGSVREIVSYVPTPVGGPNQHAIGAGSLLRSASSEELRRRGDSLLARSADVYFTEDVHPAYDRILDQLAPDEARILRFMALNGPQPTVDVRTNRPLGIGSELVQGDLTSVPEQAGVRYPDRARHYLINLNRLGLTTTSDDPVVLSRYMVLEVQPVVETALKKAGRAPKIVRKSLRLTEFGEDFCTTCFSIQG; this is translated from the coding sequence ATGGACGTGGCAGAGGACAGGACCGTGCAGGCGCCGGGGGGTGCGGCGGAGGTGGTCCGTCCGGGTTCTCGTGCCGTGGAACGCAGCTCGGAAGTCGAGCAGCGGCAGATCAGCAATGAGGCCCGGCTGATTCGCGGCGTGTTCCGGGCAGCCGGGCTGGCGGTCGGCACCGCGGCCCGCAGCGGCCAGTGGGCGGTCGGCACCAGCTTCGAGATCACCAAGCAGTTGACCCAGGCCGCGCTGGACGGCGAATCGTCGGCCGATATCGCCGAGCGCACGGGTGCGGCGCTGCGGTCCATCGCGCGCAGCGCGCTCGGCGTCACCGAGGGTTCGGTGCGCGAGATCGTCAGCTATGTCCCGACACCGGTCGGTGGCCCGAATCAGCATGCCATCGGGGCGGGCAGCCTGCTGCGTTCGGCCAGCAGCGAAGAGCTGCGCCGCCGCGGCGACTCACTGCTGGCGCGCTCGGCGGACGTCTATTTCACCGAGGACGTGCATCCGGCCTACGACCGCATTCTCGATCAGCTCGCGCCCGACGAGGCCCGCATCCTGCGCTTCATGGCGCTGAACGGCCCGCAGCCGACCGTCGATGTGCGCACCAACCGCCCGCTGGGCATCGGTTCGGAACTCGTGCAGGGTGATCTCACCTCGGTGCCGGAGCAGGCGGGCGTGCGCTACCCGGACCGCGCCCGGCACTATCTGATCAATCTGAACCGGCTCGGGCTCACCACCACCTCCGATGATCCGGTGGTGCTGTCGCGCTACATGGTGCTGGAGGTGCAGCCGGTGGTGGAGACCGCGCTCAAGAAGGCCGGCCGGGCGCCCAAGATCGTGCGAAAGAGCCTGCGACTGACCGAATTCGGCGAGGACTTCTGCACCACCTGCTTCAGCATCCAGGGCTGA
- a CDS encoding TetR/AcrR family transcriptional regulator: MATPTRGRPRKFDRDAALDKALRLFWQQGYEATSISDLTTALGIGAPSLYAAFGDKQTMFNESIAVYGANYAGFAERALAEEPTARAAVARTLREAAVEYTKPGQPGGCMVISAGLNTTNTEVAAALEHMRTANVHAFAERIRTDIDAGLLPADTDAAVLARYIGTVMQGMSQGARDGASRRELRQVAELALRAWPEDAPVDR; encoded by the coding sequence ATGGCCACACCCACCCGGGGACGACCCCGGAAATTCGACCGAGATGCCGCACTGGACAAGGCATTACGCCTGTTCTGGCAGCAGGGCTACGAGGCCACCTCCATCAGCGACCTGACCACCGCACTCGGCATCGGCGCGCCCAGCCTCTACGCCGCCTTCGGCGACAAGCAGACGATGTTCAACGAATCCATCGCGGTCTACGGGGCCAATTACGCGGGCTTCGCCGAGCGCGCGCTCGCCGAGGAGCCGACGGCCCGGGCCGCCGTGGCCCGCACGCTGCGGGAGGCGGCAGTCGAATACACCAAGCCCGGACAACCCGGCGGCTGCATGGTGATCAGCGCCGGGCTCAACACCACGAACACCGAGGTGGCGGCCGCGCTAGAGCACATGCGCACCGCCAATGTGCACGCCTTCGCCGAGCGGATCCGCACCGATATCGACGCCGGACTGCTGCCCGCCGATACCGATGCGGCCGTCCTGGCCCGCTACATCGGAACCGTGATGCAGGGCATGTCACAGGGCGCCCGCGACGGCGCGAGCCGCCGCGAACTCCGGCAGGTCGCTGAGCTGGCCCTACGCGCCTGGCCGGAGGACGCGCCCGTAGATCGCTGA
- a CDS encoding peptide chain release factor 3 has protein sequence MSSPTASATNAPSSGRLAGEVARRRTFAVISHPDAGKSTLTEALALHAKVISEAGAIHGKAGRKSTVSDWMEMEKARGISVSSTALQFEYGDCVINLVDTPGHSDFSEDTYRVLTAVDAAVMLIDAAKGLEPQTLKLFQVARDRGIPVITVINKWDRPGQAPLELLDEITDRIGLTPTPLFLPVGIAGDFRGLLRRGPEGAPVEYIHFTRTAGGATIAPEEHLTPEQAAEREGAEWVTAVEESELLSAAGQDHDEELFLAGHTSPVIYGSAMLNFGVRQILETLIEIAPPPRARIDINEKPRETSDPFSAVIFKVQAGMDTAHRDRLAFMRIVSGEFERGMVVTHAQTGRPFATKYALTIFGRERSTVDTAYPGDVVGLVNATALAPGHTLYADKKVQFPPIPSFAPEHFATLRAQSAGKYKQFRKAIDQLDSEGVVQVLRNDIRGDASPVLAAVGPMQFEVVTARMLGEYNVETNLDNLPYQLARRTDAESAVELSRQRGVEVFTRTDGVMLALFGDKWKLAYVQKEHPGLTLEPLVATTD, from the coding sequence TTGAGTTCCCCGACCGCCAGCGCGACCAACGCACCCAGTTCCGGGCGGTTGGCCGGCGAGGTAGCCCGGCGGCGCACCTTCGCGGTGATCTCCCATCCGGATGCCGGTAAGTCGACGCTGACCGAGGCGCTCGCACTGCATGCGAAGGTCATTTCCGAGGCCGGAGCCATTCACGGCAAGGCGGGACGCAAGTCGACCGTCTCCGACTGGATGGAGATGGAGAAGGCGCGCGGTATCTCCGTCAGCTCCACGGCGCTGCAGTTCGAGTACGGCGACTGCGTGATCAACCTCGTCGATACGCCGGGCCACTCCGACTTCTCGGAGGACACCTATCGGGTGCTGACCGCCGTCGACGCGGCCGTCATGCTCATCGATGCGGCCAAGGGCCTGGAACCGCAGACGCTCAAGCTCTTTCAGGTCGCGCGCGATCGCGGCATTCCGGTGATCACCGTCATCAACAAGTGGGACCGGCCGGGCCAGGCGCCCCTGGAACTGCTGGACGAGATCACCGATCGCATCGGCCTCACCCCCACCCCGCTGTTCCTGCCCGTCGGCATCGCCGGTGATTTCCGCGGTCTGCTGCGGCGCGGTCCGGAGGGCGCACCGGTCGAATACATCCACTTCACCCGTACCGCGGGCGGCGCGACCATCGCCCCCGAGGAGCACCTCACCCCCGAGCAGGCCGCCGAGCGCGAGGGCGCGGAGTGGGTGACCGCCGTCGAGGAGAGCGAACTGCTCTCCGCCGCCGGACAGGATCACGATGAGGAACTGTTCCTGGCCGGGCACACCTCACCGGTGATCTACGGGTCCGCCATGCTGAATTTCGGTGTGCGGCAGATACTCGAGACCCTCATCGAGATCGCCCCGCCGCCGCGCGCCCGCATCGATATCAACGAGAAGCCGCGCGAGACCTCCGATCCGTTCAGCGCCGTCATCTTCAAGGTGCAGGCCGGTATGGACACCGCGCACCGCGACCGGCTGGCGTTCATGCGCATCGTGTCCGGCGAATTCGAACGCGGCATGGTCGTGACGCACGCGCAGACCGGGCGCCCGTTCGCCACCAAGTACGCGCTCACCATTTTCGGCCGCGAGCGTTCCACCGTGGACACCGCGTACCCCGGTGATGTGGTGGGCCTGGTCAATGCGACCGCCCTGGCCCCCGGTCACACCCTGTACGCGGACAAGAAGGTGCAGTTCCCGCCGATCCCGTCCTTCGCCCCGGAGCACTTCGCCACCCTGCGCGCCCAGAGCGCCGGCAAGTACAAGCAGTTCCGCAAGGCCATCGACCAGCTCGACTCCGAGGGCGTAGTCCAGGTGCTGCGCAATGACATTCGCGGCGACGCCTCCCCCGTCCTCGCCGCCGTCGGCCCCATGCAGTTCGAGGTCGTCACCGCCCGCATGCTCGGCGAGTACAACGTCGAGACCAATCTCGACAACCTCCCGTACCAGCTGGCCCGGCGCACCGACGCCGAATCGGCCGTGGAACTGAGCCGCCAGCGCGGCGTGGAAGTCTTCACCCGCACCGACGGCGTCATGCTCGCCCTCTTCGGCGACAAGTGGAAACTGGCCTACGTCCAGAAGGAACACCCGGGCCTGACCCTGGAACCGCTCGTCGCCACCACCGACTGA
- a CDS encoding heavy-metal-associated domain-containing protein, with translation MATSTYTVTGMTCGHCVGSVQKEIGKIDGVTSVDVDLASGLVKVESAAPIADADVTAAVDEAGYQVAS, from the coding sequence ATGGCCACCAGCACCTACACCGTCACCGGAATGACCTGCGGGCACTGCGTCGGATCGGTCCAGAAGGAGATCGGCAAGATCGACGGCGTCACCAGTGTCGATGTCGACCTCGCCTCCGGGCTGGTCAAGGTCGAATCCGCCGCCCCGATCGCCGACGCCGATGTGACCGCTGCCGTCGACGAGGCCGGATATCAGGTGGCGAGCTGA
- a CDS encoding nuclear transport factor 2 family protein — protein sequence MDSDAVTAISRLKFRYLRALDTKSWEEFADTMIPEATATYSEYLQFESRDAFLAFMRNTLGPHVITEHRCDHPEIDVTGDTAVGTWYLADTVLIPGHNMLLRGAAFYSDQYVKCDDGKWRIAHTGYERTYEVVMSLSDLPSLRLTSSRWGLIARDPADAPRTEPMPPDSTGTMG from the coding sequence ATGGATTCCGATGCGGTCACCGCGATCAGCCGGTTGAAGTTCCGGTATCTGCGTGCCCTCGACACCAAGTCGTGGGAGGAGTTCGCCGACACCATGATTCCGGAGGCGACCGCCACCTACAGCGAGTACCTCCAATTCGAATCGCGCGATGCCTTCCTGGCGTTCATGCGCAATACCCTCGGCCCGCACGTCATCACCGAACACCGCTGCGACCACCCCGAGATCGACGTCACCGGCGATACCGCCGTCGGCACCTGGTACCTCGCCGATACGGTCCTGATCCCCGGCCACAATATGCTGCTGCGCGGCGCGGCCTTCTACTCCGACCAGTACGTCAAATGCGACGACGGCAAGTGGCGCATCGCCCACACCGGCTACGAGCGCACCTACGAGGTCGTCATGTCCCTCTCCGACCTGCCGAGCCTGCGCCTCACCTCGAGCCGCTGGGGCCTGATAGCCCGCGACCCGGCCGACGCCCCCCGCACCGAACCCATGCCCCCCGATTCCACGGGAACCATGGGCTGA
- a CDS encoding LLM class flavin-dependent oxidoreductase — MQFGIGLPISAPATLLDWARRAEAGPFASLGLLDRLVWDNPEPLVALAMIAGATSRIRVQTEVLIAPLRDPALLAKQAATLDVMSGGRLVLGLGVGGREDDHIASGTDLRTRGKRLDEQLEIMRRLWSGKSFNDDCGPIGPAPLRPEGPEILFGGFSPAAVDRVGRWGGGFLAAAAPSWAGGLFDTARKSWTTHGRTGSPRIVAQVNAALGAQDVIDDARASLGAYYEFSGRADYMLDGILTTPDQIRTAITQFADLGADEVMFYCYGRDADQIDRIADVVGPASPELQRPA, encoded by the coding sequence ATGCAGTTCGGTATCGGCCTGCCCATTTCCGCTCCCGCCACCCTGCTCGACTGGGCGCGGCGCGCCGAAGCGGGTCCATTCGCCAGTCTGGGCCTGCTCGATCGCCTGGTCTGGGACAACCCCGAGCCGCTCGTCGCGCTCGCCATGATCGCGGGCGCCACCAGCCGCATCCGGGTGCAGACCGAGGTGCTGATCGCCCCGCTGCGCGATCCGGCGCTGCTGGCCAAGCAGGCCGCGACGCTCGATGTCATGTCCGGCGGCCGCCTGGTGCTCGGGCTCGGCGTCGGCGGGCGCGAGGACGACCACATCGCCTCCGGCACCGATCTGCGCACCCGCGGCAAACGCCTCGACGAGCAGTTGGAGATCATGCGCCGGCTGTGGTCGGGCAAATCCTTCAACGACGATTGCGGACCCATCGGCCCCGCACCGCTGCGCCCCGAAGGCCCGGAGATCCTGTTCGGCGGCTTCAGCCCCGCCGCCGTCGACCGGGTCGGCCGCTGGGGCGGCGGTTTCCTCGCCGCCGCCGCGCCGAGCTGGGCCGGCGGCCTGTTCGACACCGCCCGCAAGTCCTGGACCACGCACGGCCGCACCGGTTCCCCGCGCATAGTCGCCCAGGTCAATGCCGCACTCGGCGCCCAGGACGTGATCGACGACGCCCGCGCCTCCCTCGGCGCCTACTACGAATTCTCGGGCCGCGCCGACTACATGCTCGACGGAATCCTCACCACCCCCGACCAAATCCGCACGGCCATAACCCAATTCGCAGACCTGGGCGCGGACGAGGTCATGTTCTACTGCTACGGCCGCGACGCCGACCAGATAGACCGCATCGCCGATGTAGTCGGTCCCGCCTCTCCGGAACTTCAGCGCCCGGCCTAG
- a CDS encoding 4-(cytidine 5'-diphospho)-2-C-methyl-D-erythritol kinase, translated as MLSVVPSPLVVRAPSKVNLHLGVGDLRDDGYHDLTTVFQALSLGDDLQIAPAAALTVKVSGEGADQVPTDRGNLVWQAAVRLAHLGGRAPLVEIAIAKGIPVAGGMAGGSADAAAALVGLNDLWELGLGRAELSDIAAELGSDVPFALHGATALGRGRGEELLPVLCRNTFHFVLALAKGGLSTPSVFHELDRLREVGDPPRLGSPEALLQALASGDPQQLAPLLGNDLQAAALSLAPELRRTLRAGVTAGALAGIVSGSGPTCAFLCESEDAAVAVAAELSGAGVCRSVRTAYGPVPGARITSVS; from the coding sequence GTGCTGTCTGTTGTGCCTAGTCCCCTCGTCGTGCGCGCGCCCTCCAAGGTGAATCTGCACCTGGGGGTGGGCGATCTTCGCGACGACGGATATCACGACCTCACCACGGTCTTCCAGGCGCTCTCGCTCGGTGACGATCTGCAGATCGCACCGGCCGCCGCCCTCACGGTGAAGGTGAGCGGAGAGGGCGCCGACCAGGTCCCCACCGACCGCGGCAATCTGGTGTGGCAGGCGGCGGTCCGCCTCGCCCACCTCGGCGGCCGGGCGCCGCTGGTGGAAATCGCGATCGCCAAAGGCATTCCGGTGGCGGGCGGTATGGCGGGCGGCAGCGCCGATGCCGCCGCCGCCCTGGTCGGCCTGAACGATCTGTGGGAGCTCGGCCTCGGCCGCGCTGAATTGTCCGATATCGCAGCCGAACTCGGCAGTGATGTGCCCTTCGCCCTGCACGGCGCGACGGCCCTGGGTCGCGGTCGCGGCGAGGAACTGCTCCCGGTGCTGTGCCGCAACACCTTCCACTTCGTGCTGGCGCTGGCCAAGGGCGGCCTGTCCACCCCGTCGGTATTCCACGAACTCGACCGGCTGCGCGAGGTCGGCGACCCGCCGCGCCTCGGCAGCCCCGAGGCGCTGCTGCAGGCCCTCGCCTCGGGCGACCCGCAGCAGCTCGCACCGCTACTCGGCAACGATCTGCAAGCAGCGGCGCTGTCCCTCGCCCCCGAACTCCGCCGCACCCTGCGCGCGGGCGTGACGGCCGGGGCCCTGGCGGGCATAGTCTCCGGTTCCGGCCCGACCTGCGCCTTCCTCTGCGAAAGCGAAGACGCGGCCGTGGCCGTAGCGGCCGAACTCTCCGGCGCAGGCGTCTGCCGCAGCGTCCGCACCGCCTACGGCCCCGTCCCCGGCGCCCGAATCACCTCCGTCTCCTGA